In Thunnus thynnus chromosome 4, fThuThy2.1, whole genome shotgun sequence, the DNA window TTACTAACTTGTACCCTCAAATTacttcatttgtttatttgaattagTCCTTTGCGCACAGAAatgaacagaataaaaacagtctATTCTCATATTAGTGAGGCATATCAAACATAACACAGCCAAACCCTGACATCccaacatttcacatttcagatcTCAATCAAAATAAAGCTGTAAACTCAAGCAGCTCATTTAGATAGGTTCATGCCAGcattcactgtttgtttttatgctgcaTTACTCTTCAGCAGTGAACTGATAGCAGCCAAAACTAGCCAGCAATAGAGTAAACAATTGTGCTGAAATACAGTAATTTCCCATTTATCAAAactgcatgagagagagagagtgtagtAATGTAGTGAATCATTACTGTGGATGGTAGAGAGATGAAAACACTGGATTGAAAAATTcatttatgaacattttataatagagatgatttataaaaaaaattacaatcatTGTGTAATTAGCTTAATTAATGAACTGCCTctatgtcttcactctgttttACATGGGGGTCAGACATACTCAGGGGGCCATTTACTTTTGGGTTGCACTTGTGAGATACTGAGTTATATGAGATAGGGGGGGAAGACCAATAAGAGATGTAGtctttttaacataaatatctaCAGAGCTGTGACCTATCCACTTACAATAAATGCAAGTACAACAGCTCACTAACCAACATAAGGAAACAGTCCTGCATGTCATATAATTACATTCATTAAATTTAGCCTTTCATTAGGCTACAAAATCAGGGGAAACAAATTGATGCAATAATAACTCATCTGATCAGTGTGATAAACGTCTTGCAAAAACGTCTGGAAACCCcatattattttcaatttttgtttttacatccaATGCAATGTTTCCCATATTTtgctttctacaatatctgtaCATAACTATGTTAttgttaaaggacgggttcacaattgtacaagtgtgtcttaaaacagtcaggtgtccatatgatcagtgaaagaggttttcctcgctttaatcattcctcctgttcatactggatattaaaagatccccttcaaacgtgctttcaatgtaagtgatggaggccaaaatccacagtgtgtgtgtccaagATTCAAGAGGTTTTATTGTCACATACACAGCAAGACAGCAGATGGCAACATTGAAGGCAGTGAAATGTGGCTTCTTCAAGTTCTAGTTCCaattacagtataaaataaaatgaaagtgttttagaacagacttgaaaaattgagtgaaagattgtgttttttatataaactgGTTAAGGTAAGGACTGtgcaacatgaaaacacaattctGTAGAAATGAAGGTTTTAAACTAGTTTTTCACCCAAGTCCCTTTGTTAACAATATGGGTTCAGtattagaaaataaacagaaaccaCCCTGTCCCAATCAGTTTACCACAAAGCAGCTGACACACAGTAATCATGGGGCTTTCAGTGCTCCAGAGGTCCTGTGGAACTGCTTTGATATTGTAAACCAGCCTGAAGGAAAGGTCCTGAAAGTTATGGAGCAGGTTTTAGGAAGTTCATTGTGGGTTGGTGAGTGTTTTTCTTGAACTTTGCTCTCTTTAGTTAAATATAGCAAGTCCTCAGACCTGAGTGTTACTGACGCCAGCACTCAATaatgtgcgcgtgtgtgtgtgtgactgtggagacagagaggggtgTCTGCGGGGGGATTTCTGCAATATCAAAATGTGTGCGCGCTGTCATCCACAAACTGTCGACGTTCCCCGGTTGCGCGCacgaaggagagagagagagagagagagagagagagagagagagagagagagagagagagaggcaaaggGAGACACGCAGAGGGGAGAGTGAGTGGGAGCCACAGTATCCAAAACCACAGTCATGGGGTTGTCGGTGTGTGCAGTGTTGGAGGActgatttctatttttatacattttttatgcgTACTTGGACTTTCGTCGTGTCAAATTTCTGTTTTTCGTTAAGTCTAATTATTGAGTATACCATGCCAAAGGCTGCATCAATGTCTTCGTTCATTTCTTTGAGATCTCTGTTCATTGGCGGAGGATTCATCATCATCTCGGGGAATCTTTAAAGCCTTTTCTGGAGTCTGAATGCACAACAGAGCGGACACCGTTAGATTATAAGGCGGAGGTGACGTgctgaaagaaaacaatgcaCCTCGTGCAGTCCATCCTTGGCCGCTGTGTTTGGCTCCTTGAGCTCGGCTGTCGGCTCTGCCGTGTCTTTACGCGCTGAGAGGAGCGGGGGAGAGGGGAGGCTTTCCCGTCAGTTCAATCACGCAATCGCTACTGAATTGATTGACTGAGctgagggggagggaggaggggggagtaTTTGGATGTGAGACTAATTCAAAAAAGAGCAGGATCTGGATCTGCTGGTTGACTGAGGTtcaggaggagaggggggacaCTCTGGACCTTTGGACATTTCTTGCAGAGGAATTATCTgtattcttttctctttttttcttttttattgttaaatataatttcattgCATATTTTTCTAGCCACGGATAAAGCAGGATAAGAGTAGAGATCAAGAAGAGGGAACACCAGTTTGCCGCTGATGTGAGGGGGGGTGGGTTGGTGGGAGAGAAAAATGCTGCCTTTGCAAGAAGCCTCCAAAATCTACCATGACAACTACATGCGCAACTCCAGGGCCATCGGGGTCCTGTGGGCCATATTCACCATCTGCTTGGCCATCATCAACGTGGTGGTGTTCATCCAGCCCTACTGGATCGGCGACAGCGTCAACACCCCCCAAGCCGGCTACTTCGGCTTGTTCCACTACTGTGTGGGCAACGGGAACTCCGACCGGGAGCTCTTGTGCCAGGGCAGCTTCTCCGACTTCAGCTCCATCCCGTCGGGAGCCTTCAAGGCGGCCTCCTTCTTCGTGCTGATGTCCATGGTACTCATCATCAGCTGCATCGCCTGCTTcgccctcttcttcttctgcaacaccGCCACGGTCTACAAGACGTGCGCCTGGATGCAGCTGCTATGCGGTAAGGAAGACCCTTTGACGTGTTTTGGGGGGTGGATGTAGGGTCCTCCAAGCCTATTTGGAGAGGGGGGGAATACCTCCAGGTGAGACGCATCAGcacctcctcttcatctcatcTTGTGTCTGGCTACATCTCACGTCTTTGGCAGAAATGTCACCAGATCCTCCTCAGGATGAGCGCAGCGGGAGCGCATCGTTCATTCTGCGCACGAACACTGTATGGGGGACTGGCTCCTCATCAGTAGCgcaccctccctctctccctatGGGCGCCAGTTAGGCACAGCAAAGCGCACGGGTGCTCCCCATAGCTTAAATCTGACCTTGCACTTGATGGAGAGCAAAAAGATCAACGTCCCCACGCAATGCCTCTGCAGGCATTCA includes these proteins:
- the lhfpl4a gene encoding LHFPL tetraspan subfamily member 4 protein isoform X2, translated to MLPLQEASKIYHDNYMRNSRAIGVLWAIFTICLAIINVVVFIQPYWIGDSVNTPQAGYFGLFHYCVGNGNSDRELLCQGSFSDFSSIPSGAFKAASFFVLMSMVLIISCIACFALFFFCNTATVYKTCAWMQLLCAVCLVLGCIIFPNGWDSEVIRDMCGEDTGKYTLGNCSVRWAYILAIIGILDALILSFLAFVLGNRQSDFLQEELKAENKDFAVSRIEIRDTKDPRFGVQRFH
- the lhfpl4a gene encoding LHFPL tetraspan subfamily member 4 protein isoform X1 gives rise to the protein MLPLQEASKIYHDNYMRNSRAIGVLWAIFTICLAIINVVVFIQPYWIGDSVNTPQAGYFGLFHYCVGNGNSDRELLCQGSFSDFSSIPSGAFKAASFFVLMSMVLIISCIACFALFFFCNTATVYKTCAWMQLLCAVCLVLGCIIFPNGWDSEVIRDMCGEDTGKYTLGNCSVRWAYILAIIGILDALILSFLAFVLGNRQSDFLQEELKAENKDFAVSRLHLGSSLRMDGVRPTSFSH